CTGTGGGATGTGCAGGAACTCTCAAGCTGCGAGGACCTGCTCGCAACTGGAGCTCAAGCGCCGTGTTCGCCTGTAGTGAAATAATCTAACCCACAATGGTGCAGAAGCCGAATCGAAAATTGAAAAGGCAGATATTCCTAAAGTGCTCTATCAACTGTATCTTCTCGGTCTAACGACttactaggtcatgccggccatcttaTGGCTTTGTAAAGTAGCTCTTCTGAAAGAGGGGAGGCCAGCAGCTTACTAACATGGGAAGAGGTGAGATTTCCCGAGTGCGCAGAGCTACTTCGTGAGGGCGAAAAGCTCCAAGATGGCGATGAGACACCTCATGAGAACGAAGAGCTCGAAAAGTGGAAGCTCTTCAGCTCAATACCCAACACTACcttacgagacttattgataccacttagttgaaGAGTCTGATCCCACTATTGACATGACAAGTCAATCTGTCTTGTATCTTGTTCGATTCTTTGATGCAGTCTAGTCCTAGATGTCCTGAGCCTCTATAAATGCGAAATAGTATCTCCATGCCTACCCAATGTGTTAGTTTTTGTCTGATATCTTTCCTGATACTCCGGAAGGTACTGCTACACTCGACAACTACAGCCCACGCAACTTATTTCATGTTACTCAAGCTTAAAGCTCGAACGCGTTGCTCAAAGGGCGTAAGATAACTTATACGAATACTGATAACAAATCAATgtgggttatttttttttgcatttaaaaaaatactcaaagcTGCCAGCGCCATCTTAATGTGAACATTCAAACTATTCTCGGCGAATGAATGAGTACCTCTCCATAATTGTCTGCCTAGACCATGGATAAGATAGGGATCAACCCTTGAGCTTATCGCAAAAAAATCCTGTTTAAGCTGGCAAATATATAATGTATAAACAAGCTTATCAAAAACGTGTTCCATATATTGTGGGAAATCcttcaaagcaaaacaaaccaaggTTGAATTGGTGTATTGTATGGGGGTGTCCTGtttgattaataaaaaatttgcACACTCTCTTGACGTCACAAAAGCTGGTCCGGATGCTTTTGTCTGACACAACTTTTGCCCATCAGCAGCCCGTTGCTCATGTACTTGTATACTGCAAGTCAGCCACCTACTTGCATCGCGTATCGAAATCGAAAGGGAAGTTATCTTGTGGACTGATTCGGCACCTTAATCCTACCTGCTGCTTCCTATCTTCCGTTATCTTCGGAGGCATAGATGGAGCCTTCGTTTGGTCTCGCTCTCTTTGCCACTGTGACAATCATGTTCACGTTAATAGAGCTGTCGATGCTCCGTACAACAATGCGATTGTTGGCTTATCAGTCGCGCCCACCACCTTCTAGTAGTGCCTAGTACGAACCGATATATGGCCTAGGTGTCGATGCTCATCAGCAAACAGTACGCTGGTGGCTAGTGGCGTAGAAACATACTTCCGAAAAGAATGGTATTGGTGCGTGGCTTACTTCTTGTGGTGTTGGCGATCCTGGCATTGGTACAGGCAGGCGTTCTTAAGAATTCACCCGAAAATGGTAGGTGCATGTCGTGCTGAACGGTGATCTTTGTGTATAATTTTGGATCATTGTCTATTTTTGAAGCTGCTCGACTAAGAAACTTGCGACCGGATGAGCTGGCGGAGGAACTGAGTGGTCAGTTTGAGGGAGATATGGTACTGAGTGAGGAGCAGGAACGTTCCATACTGGGCAACAAGCGCAATGGACTGATTGCGTCTACCTTCCGCTGGCCGGGAAATACCGTACCTTATGAGATCGTGGAGGAAGACTTTAGTAAGTGATAAGTCCTCACACGCCAATAGCCTTTAGAAGCTTGATTTGAACTCCTTCTTCTGTCCATCCTCTACACAGCACCGGAACAGATCGCACACATCAAGCGAGGCCTTCGACAGATCGAATCGGTCACCTGCCTTCGGTTTGTGACGCGCACGGAAGAGACGGACTTTGTGCGTGTGATCGGTACCGGATCGGGATGCTACTCCTCCGTCGGACATCGTGGCGGCGCTCAAACGCTTAACCTCGAGCCGTACGATCCGGACACCGGGTGCTTCCGGTTGGCAACGATCGTGCACGAGTTTATCCATGCGCTTGGCTTTTACCATCAGCAGAGCGCTAGCGATCGAGATCAGTTCGTGGAGATCGTGTGGGACAACATTGAGGAGGGCAAGGAGCATAACTTTAACATCTACGATGCGAACACGATAACGGACTTTAACGTGGTGTACGATTATGGCAGTGTGATGCATTACGGGCCGACCGCTTTCAGCAAGAATGGAGAGAAAACGATCGTACCGAAGGATCCAAATGCTACGATCGGGCAGCGGGTTGGCATGAGCGAGCGGGACATCTCCAAGCTGAACCACATGTACAGGTGTTTGGGTAAGGATTAGGTTTGCGTTTTTATTGCGAGGATGCTTATGGTCGACTCTGGCTTGGAAGACTTTTTCGAGttgtaaaaacaataaaaaatgtttcaaatttcttttcgCTTACCTGGGTTGGTAGTATGCCGATGACTAACAGTTCATGGTACGTTAAGAGGGATGGAAAACTCATAAGACTCTTACCTTACTCAAGATCACCATTTGTTTTGATCTCTCCAAACTTGGGAGGCCCTGCCATTGGAAACTTAGAGAATCGTCTTCTATTTTTGTATGCCTGAGTACTTAAATACTCTACTCGCCGCCTCCTGTGGTGTGTTAAGTCATCCTGTGGTAGTTTTAGTCGACTTTTAGCACTCGATAGTCTGAACATGAAGTGTGAGGATCACCAGCCCGGTGACCCTTGGTGTCGTGACTTTCGGACGTGACCAGGTCGTCAATCCTTTTCCAGAATTCTCGACTTCACCTGATTGGTTCTCCATCAGCAGGGTCCAGAATGGGGTTTTCCGCCTTGGCATTTCACTTCTTACGTTGTTGTCGGAAGTTACggtcgtaccaaggtagctgAAACTCCTCGACCCATCTCACTATAGTTGTAAAATGATCGTTAGAATGTAACTTTTTGGATGATTAGTTTTGCCAgttatcaaattaaaaaatagacTTCCTTCACTTTCAGCAGAGTATATGTTagttattttattacattagtTCATTTAAAACCCCTACAAACGCACGCGTAATGTTGTCCTGCAAACATTCGCACGCCAATGTCGTACAGAGTATTTGATGATGGCGAGAGGGCTTGTGTTGCAACAGACACCTTTCCCTTCCCTTCCTATCTCGCTCGTTCGAGTAGTATTTTGGGACGAACGCGTTTTTTCGCCTTTACATTTCTCCTGCTGTGGGTTAAATTCCTGGCATGTGTGTATAGCTTTGTGATAGGGATATTAGGGGGCGATAAGAGCGATGGTGCAGTTGGAAAAGAATGCAAACCTTGCGGCAAACATTATTGCACAATAAAAGCGCGATATAGGCAGACGGTTTGGTCGGTCTCGATTTAAATGCGTTTCGATTTCGTgctgtgtttattttgtttagcatttaaattaaagaaaaaaatatcccaTTCATTTGCATAGATAACACACAGTGTGGTGGAGTGTTGCATGCTTTTCCAACCTTTCACGCTTAGTATTtacaaaacaatgcaattgTGCACCACAGAAACTGCGAAGGGCAACGGAAAAAAGCCTTTTTTACTGTGAAAGTCGACATCGAAGCAGACGTAAGCTGGAAGGTTACTGTTAGGTCTCGTAGATTGCCCCTAAATTACCGGAAAAAGGGCAACTGAAGGAAAAACACGATCGTTTTATCCATTGCGTTCCTAAACATTGAAATTTCCTCTTTCTCTTGCTCCGTTTGTGAATCCGAATCGCCTACCAAAACTGTGTCTTGAAAAATAAGGCATTCTTTCTCACTAATTCTTTGcttattgatttaaaaatgtgtttgatgataatttcaatgtgttttttatctttctaGCTGCCGAGTGTTTCTTCACCTTCTTACGGTGAAGACTTTTTCAGCAACAAGGCAATATTAATCAGtttgatgttttaattttcatgcGTGTTGCATATATGCAGGCGAAATCCTGACACATTctcgcctaaaggtatgcaatctaTAAGAATAAAATGTGCTTTTTATGCCCATTTCCACTGTAATTTAGTGGAAATATTTGAGTAAAAAAGAGTAAAGCGAAAATCTCCACtacacaaacaataaaaaaggggaaaaaactaTCTTGCTTATCTTCTtgtaaagataaaataaaaaaacaggcTCGTaattggaaacaaaacagttCGGTAACTAAGACTATATAGAAGAAGACACAGAAGTAAGGCAGAAGCCAACAGGAAAAATTTaccaataacaaaaacaaagcaaaaggaaggaGTGTATTCACCTTCCCCGAATTGCTTGCTTTACTCTTCCATTCTGCAAACGCCTAAAGGTAGGCTAAAACCCTATATTACGGTCTATTAGGCGCTCGTAACTTTCGAGATgagtcagaaatcaaaaaacaaatatcacATGCttctttcatattttatgAGTGGTATAAACTACTCAGTGTTATCATCCCCGCTCACACCATTCGGATCGTACGATCGGTTTGATTGCTTATATCGCTAATagtctgtgtgtttgtaataGCGTTTCGAATAATGTATGTTTTTAGAGGAATAGTAGAATAAAAAGGGGCATTTTTGTTGGCGTAATCGAGTGTAAATGTGGTGTGTGATTGCATAAGATtggtgtgtgcttttgtgtggATACTTTTTGCTGTACAGTTTGCTCCGTGCTCTTCCCGTAGAAAAAGGAGTTTTCGCTTGTTAATATAAAAGCAGCAATCCTTTTTGTAAACTCCTCATATGAAATGGTAGACTAAGCTGGATGACATTGTATGGGCTTCAGATGACAGGGAGAATCAATTACCTTCTGCATTGTAAAGCTACCAGATGATCTTGTAATCGCAGCCGATGATATTGTGCATGAAGCTTCATACTTGCCGGAGCTCTGCAAATCAGGTTACAATATCAGCTGGCAGTTTTACAATATACTAAGTAATTGATCCTCCCTGTCATCTGAAGCCCTTACAATGTCATCCAGCTTAGTCTACCATTTCATATGAGGAGTTTACAAAAAGGATCGCTGCTTTTTACATGATCCAGCACCAAACTCCCAGTCATTGTGTTTAATCTTACGCGTCTTTATCACGTCAATATTTCTCAattgatttatattttgtaACGTAATCTACACAGTAACATCCCCCCCACAAAACTAGTGTAGCTGTAGTAACACATATGTTGTAGCAAAATACtgctggttttttgttttcttttcaacgtttgttgcttttaaacCATTTATTCTGCGCCGCTCTCCACTGTTTGGGGGAAGAGGGTCTGCCGTCTGTATGTGAGTATGTTTTTGAGTGAATGTATCCCCTTAAATCCCACTAtggagaaggggggggggggggaggggggcttgaaatgaaaatcttATCCCATCGGCTCCCCCCTCGTGGTTGGTTTCGGGCGTAATATACACAGCGTTCACAGTAATAAGAGCAGCAGTAGCGGCGATAGCAGAGATAGGGTTTTACAATAatataattataatatttatataatataataataacgTTACATTAAGTTATAATGATAGTCATAAAATAATGCTTTCATgccaaaaaaacagaaagggAAAACAATCCCCGACGACCCGACCTCTCCCATCAGATAATTAAGACTACTCTCCATAACTTGATCATGCAAAAAGGCTGGGAAGATGGAGATGATCGCCGGGGGAGCTCTTCCGAGGGGGATATGGTtcctattattttgtttttcttgttttgttttctttgcactAAATCATACGCTAATTAAGATGGTAGGTGGAAAGAAGGAAATCAATTACAACAGCCCTAAACACGTTCACGTATActtataggaaaaaaaaaggaacgatgAGAACAAAACGCATTCAtacttgctttttttgttgcttgttttaataacaattaaaataaaacgcacacacgcacattcgAGCGGCTAAAACAGAAGGCAcgcggataaaaaaaaaacaacaggaaGAAGTGGAAAGTCTTGcgagaaaagagaaaaggccatgatgtgtgtgtgtgtgtttttttcttcaaatcttACAATGCGCGCTTATGTGCCTTTCTCTTGGGAGCATTTACATTACATCGTGTTTACAAGCTAAGAACGGGAAAGAGGTTGAAAATAAGGATATATTGTACACTAGAACTGCACTGCTTTACTATTACGCTAGGAAGTGAGAGAGATAGGGGAGCTAGAACAGATTGAGTGCGCAAAAGTGAGAGAGGGAGATATGATGACTCTGTACAAAATTTGATCTCAGCAGCTACTACAATGTCAAAAAGAAGTCTACTGTGATCGTACATGGATGTAAAAACGGGTGTTTGTGCTACTACGGTACGTTCCGTTTGTTTacgacgatgatgctgctctCATTAGGTGGCCTTTATTATTCTACTACTCCTCTCCTCCCTCCCTTCTTATCACCATCCCCCAATTCTTCCATTCATCTCGATCTCTTATATTATCCTTCGTGCGTTTTATCCTTCCTTCAAAActaagtgtatgtgtgtgtgtgtgtttgtgtggtataTGTTTCACAAAGCCAAGGACACAGAGTATTATACGATCGAGTTTTGTGCTTCCACTAAAAGCAGCATTACCTGCTACTACTACCTATAGCACAACCCGGGGTCACACGTTCGAACAAATTTGATTAGGTTGGGTTAGGTGTGGAGGGATGTGGAGGAGAGGTGACGGTTTAAATAACGGCTGCCTGCTTCCTCCTAGTTGTTGCGAACCCCCGCAACATGCTTTTATTGCTTCAGTCCGTAGGCACTGTCGGTGCACTGTCGTTCCCGGTTGGCCCGGTCGTGTGGGGGCTGATGGTAGGATCCTCCGGTAGAGAAGGTGGCAacgattgttgctgctgtggctgAATAGAAGGGGTCGCCGCTACTTCCGAACACGCGGTGGAAAAGGATGGTGAGGACGCCGCTGCTACCGGTTGATCATCGCCAGATgcgagctgctgctgttcttgGTTGGTTTCctggaaaattgtaaaaagcTCCAAATCTTACAGTATgatggatattttttttaaattcatccaGAACGGTATGGAGCCATATTGCTGGTATGATTGACataataaaagagaaaacatcTCAAGAAATTTAGTTTGTCATGTGCTTAGTCACTGTAAATCTAACTGGAGAGGTCTTGGCCTACCATTTCTATCtttcttgattttatttcacccTCAGCTAAATAGTAAGCTCTGTGTACAAAGAGAGTTCCGATGACGGTGAACCTTAAAAAATCTAGCAACAATAAATCTTCCAATGTAATTCTTGACTATGTTGACCACAGTtggttgaaacaaaaatttccataATCCAAAGACGATGCATAATCGTGGAGATCTCTAGGAACACAGAGTCACCGAATGAAAATTCCTCAAAACCAGTCATTCCTTTACATATCTGTAACGCCTATCTGTAACTCACGCTTCTAAAGCAAGCAAAGCTTACTCTATCCCTATCGCTTTATACGATATACAACACCAGAAGTACGACGAACATTAGCATACAATCTTTCCTGTTTAGTGTACCATGAAGGCGCGTGTCAGCCCCTAATCCACCTCTCCCCTGTGGCGCATATATCATAACAGCTTCCCGGAGTCAATTGAAATCAGTTAGTTGGGTGCAAATCTAATCTAGACAAGACGAACGGGCGACTACGCGTGAAGCGACAATGACTTGCCACTATACGCATTGCGATCGCTGTCCTAAACATCTCAGGGGAGGGAGTATGGGTCAAATGTGCAAACAAATGCAAGCAAATTTTCTGTCCGGCTGACGAAAAGAGCTCGTTATCGCGTCACTATAAATCTAACGCACTGGCATTAGGAGAAGCAGTGCAGTTCTCGGCCAGAACACAACCTGATAAGTGCTCGCTGCCGTCGCAGCGCAAGAATGGACGGCATCGACGGGCTGGACATAGCCGTACCGGACTACATCAACGAGCAACTGATTGTAAATTCTATCAAAAATGGACTCGGTGTACTGAGGCCACGAATACTCGCAAGTAAAATAACGCGCGCAACGGCCAATGGTGATAACTACATGAGTGATGTGTTTCGTATCACGACGAGTTACGTCGATGGCACGGATAACGAGAAGCAAAGCGAATCACGGAACATTTCACTCGTGGTGAAAAGTCTTCCAAACACTGGTCAACGTGGTCCAATCATAATCGAGATGAAGGCATACGAAAAGGAAGCCATCATGTTTCAGGATATCGTGCCCAAACTGTCCAAGATGACGAACGACACGTTCTTTGCCGCCCGTTGCTTTTATGCCTCCGATTTGCCCGAACGTTTGCTTGTGTTTGAAGACTTGAAAGCGTTGGATTTCGTTGCAGTAAACCGTCAAGCTGGGCTGGATTTCGAACATTGTGCACTGGTGATGAAAAAGATCGGTCAATTCCATGCTGCATCGATGCAGTTTGCCGTGCAGGAGGGGGATCTGTTGCGACGGCACTTTAATTTTAACATGTTCAATCCGGACTACAGTGAACCGTCCGAGCAAATGCGGATCATCTTCGAGAAGGGGCTGGAAACATTGATTGCCGTTGTGAAAACGCAGTGGGATGGCTTTGATCGAACGATTGTGAACAAGCTGGAAAAACTTGCTCCGGTGTATGTGGAGCGACTGCGCGACTGTTTACAGCAGGATTGTGAATCGGACGGTGGCTACCGCGTGCTAAATCATGGCGATTTATGGTCAAACAACATGATGTTTCGCTACGATCCAAACAACCCCTCGATCGTGCAGGATGTTGCGTTTGTGGACTTACAGATCTGTTTCTATTCGAGTCCGGGAGTGGACTTAAACTATGCCCTAGCCAACTGCCCGAATTATGAAACACGTTCCCGGCTGGACGAACTCATCGAACTGTACTACGAGTCGTTCAGTGCAACGCTCGAGTATCTTCAGTACGATGCGAGACCCATACCAACGCTGGAGGACGTGCGGTACGAGATAAGAAGGATGGAATTTTTTGCCCTCGTGTCCGTCGTATCCGTGCTGCCGATTGTGCTGATGGACCAGACGGATGAGCTGGTGGCCAACTTTGAGAATCTCATGGAAGGTGAGGATGCCGAAAAGGCACGCCAGATACAGTACAATGGAGTGAATTATCAGCGGATTGTGCGGCCGATGCTGATTGAGTTTAATCAGCGGAAAATGCTTGACATTTAGTCATAGAATCGCTGCTTCGGCGATTGATAGACAAGTTAAAAGTGATACCATTATACTAATTGTTATTAATAATATAGAACATTTCCAAACTGATCGATGGTAGCGATTGAGATAAGAAAAATCGGCCGCTCATTTTGAGCTCGTAATGAGATAAGATAACTAgaatttgttgctttttctaTATCATTGAACAGTATGCAAGGGTGTCACAGCAAAATATAATACGTTAACTGATTAGATCAAAGAAGAAATGACGCTCAATAAATTGATCAATAGATTTGTCCAATCATCCATTGAGATGGAATGATAAAACTCCAATATAAAAATGCGTATTCAAGTTATCGATAAAAATGACTTTTCTTTGGAGaaacattttgaaataataaaatatcctTATTGACGGATATTCAATCATTATGGTTGGCTAAtaaatgattctttttttccatttccaacgAAAGAATGCTTAGTATAATCACACACTTATCCTTACCTGTGATTCTAAAACACGTTCCTGATGCATTGCATTCAGCAGCTCCCGCAGATGCTGATTTTCCCGTCGCAGATGTTCTCGTTCTATATCCTTTTCATTAATCTTATGCTGTGGGCGTTGGTGAGATCGAAACGAATATTAATACACATTACCAGCTTCCAATACAGATTACACTGCAAAGCTTACCAAGAGCTGCGAAATCTGGGCATTTAAACCAGTCACGTAGTTCGCTATCAGATGGCACGGTACGGTTGGAGCAACGGTCGAAGCGTGAAGCAATCGATTCTTGCCGCATAGCTCCGCTCCCAGAGGTCCAGAGTATTTTTGCGTCATGGATGGACTCTGCAAAGAGCATTGAATCGAATGAGTGTTAAAATAGGAATATATTGGAGGGAATGGAGCATCCAGCACGTACCATCGTTGAGTCGTAATTCTCATTGATCTCTATGTGGGACTCGGGTGATTTTGGCGCACGACCAACGTCACTCCCAGTAACTCCACCGTCGTCTAAGGTatctacagcagcagcagcggctgcAGCAAGTTTGGATGCTTCCGTGAGCTTTCGCGCTTTTTCATTCTCAGCCAAAAGCACGGCGGCCGCTCTGTAGGAAGGAATTTAAAATGTTGAATCGTTAGAACAGCTACTTTCAGAAGTGCTTTTATCGACCGCATCCTATTTACCGGACTTCATCAATTTCGCAATAACCATCCTCATCCTCCGTGATGTTGACGGATTGATCTTGCGACACTATACCGATCGGTTGCGGGGAACTGGTTGCGGATGTGGATGAGATGGTGGTAGCGGGTGCGGAAGAAGGCACTGGTGGACcaatgccaccaccaccacctatCGTCGGTACGGTCGATTCGATCGTTTCTTTGGCggcggtagtggtggtggtggtaatcgACGGAATGTGGTTCTTGGTGGTGCGACCGCGCAGCTGCACGCTGCTGCTACACTCATCACAGGTCGAGGTGGAAACGGCACTGATCAGTTGGCTCTCCGACACGTGCATGTACTGGGTCAGGATCTCCATCAATGTTTGACCGTACGAGAATGCGGCCAGCACAATGTCGGTCGGTTCCTTTGGTGCTTCGGGCTGGGCAGCGATGTCGGCGATCGCCTGGAAATGTTCATCCGGCACCTTGAACATGTCGCACACGACCCGCTGCTTGCTGGCGAGCGTTTTCTGGATCAGTTGATCGTAGCGACGCAATTGTTCTGTAGAAGAGACGAACGTTAAAGTGTGACGTTTGCATGCAAaatgtt
This genomic window from Anopheles maculipalpis chromosome 2RL, idAnoMacuDA_375_x, whole genome shotgun sequence contains:
- the LOC126568422 gene encoding seminal metalloprotease 1-like — its product is MVLVRGLLLVVLAILALVQAGVLKNSPENAARLRNLRPDELAEELSGQFEGDMVLSEEQERSILGNKRNGLIASTFRWPGNTVPYEIVEEDFTPEQIAHIKRGLRQIESVTCLRFVTRTEETDFVRVIGTGSGCYSSVGHRGGAQTLNLEPYDPDTGCFRLATIVHEFIHALGFYHQQSASDRDQFVEIVWDNIEEGKEHNFNIYDANTITDFNVVYDYGSVMHYGPTAFSKNGEKTIVPKDPNATIGQRVGMSERDISKLNHMYRCLGKD
- the LOC126568226 gene encoding uncharacterized protein LOC126568226 encodes the protein MDGIDGLDIAVPDYINEQLIVNSIKNGLGVLRPRILASKITRATANGDNYMSDVFRITTSYVDGTDNEKQSESRNISLVVKSLPNTGQRGPIIIEMKAYEKEAIMFQDIVPKLSKMTNDTFFAARCFYASDLPERLLVFEDLKALDFVAVNRQAGLDFEHCALVMKKIGQFHAASMQFAVQEGDLLRRHFNFNMFNPDYSEPSEQMRIIFEKGLETLIAVVKTQWDGFDRTIVNKLEKLAPVYVERLRDCLQQDCESDGGYRVLNHGDLWSNNMMFRYDPNNPSIVQDVAFVDLQICFYSSPGVDLNYALANCPNYETRSRLDELIELYYESFSATLEYLQYDARPIPTLEDVRYEIRRMEFFALVSVVSVLPIVLMDQTDELVANFENLMEGEDAEKARQIQYNGVNYQRIVRPMLIEFNQRKMLDI